In Festucalex cinctus isolate MCC-2025b chromosome 21, RoL_Fcin_1.0, whole genome shotgun sequence, one genomic interval encodes:
- the tbx18 gene encoding T-box transcription factor TBX18 yields MAEKRRSPCALSVKAHAFSVEALIGAEKRRRTAGEVATSPGCDVPRAAASPEPRPAARARGSEAEYASDGSQSEDALLESPQPAAVCGNGSEDPRVDLQGSDLWKRFHEIGTEMIITKAGRRMFPAMRVKMSGLDPHQQYYIAMDIIPVDNKRYRYVYHSSKWMVAGNADSPVPPRVYIHPDSPASGETWMRQVVSFDKLKLTNNELDDQGHIILHSMHKYQPRVHVIRKECCEELSPVKAVPAGEGTRTYSFPETVFTTVTAYQNQQITRLKIDRNPFAKGFRDSGRNRMGLEALVESYAFWRPSLRTLTFEDIPGMAKQGVQGAHGGVGASPHLLSPSPCSSPFQVCPLSPSDFTCGPPLHRYAASPEPFPPPRGPPSYEGDAFCTLPLSASQLGYLSGPASQGYAGLRLHTPPYGLYGYTFPPSPRLAASPDKMSAAAANQQGALLGSSPSGTLTDSLGVLATGQQGFLFDSRTLGLPGSPSGSGGSQVAAHLG; encoded by the exons ATGGCGGAGAAGCGGCGCTCGCCGTGCGCGCTCAGCGTCAAGGCGCACGCCTTCTCCGTGGAGGCGCTCATCGGGGCCGAGAAGAGGCGCAGGACGGCCGGGGAAGTCGCGACGTCGCCCGGCTGCGACGTCCCGAGAGCGGCCGCCAGTCCCGAGCCTCGGCCGGCGGCCAGAGCGCGCGGCAGCGAGGCGGAATATGCCAGCGACGGATCCC AAAGCGAGGACGCGCTCCTGGAGAGCCCGCAGCCCGCGGCGGTTTGCGGCAACGGGAGCGAAGACCCACGCGTGGACCTGCAGGGCTCGGACCTGTGGAAACGCTTCCACGAGATCGGCACGGAGATGATCATCACCAAGGCAGGAAG GCGGATGTTCCCCGCCATGCGCGTGAAAATGTCCGGTTTGGACCCACATCAGCAGTATTACATCGCCATGGATATCATCCCCGTGGATAACAAACGATACAG GTACGTGTACCACAGCTCCAAGTGGATGGTGGCGGGCAACGCCGACTCGCCGGTGCCTCCCCGGGTCTACATCCACCCGGACTCGCCTGCCTCCGGGGAGACGTGGATGCGGCAGGTGGTCAGCTTCGACAAGCTCAAGCTCACAAACAACGAGCTGGACGACCAGGGACAT ATAATCCTGCACTCCATGCACAAGTATCAGCCGCGGGTGCACGTGATCCGTAAAGAGTGCTGTGAAGAGCTGTCCCCAGTGAAGGCCGTGCCCGCCGGTGAGGGCACGCGCACCTACTCCTTCCCCGAGACCGTCTTCACCACAGTTACGGCGTACCAAAACCAGCAG ATAACCCGGCTGAAAATCGACAGAAACCCTTTTGCCAAAGGCTTCAGAGACTCTGGAAGGAATCG GATGGGCCTGGAAGCCCTGGTGGAGTCATACGCCTTCTGGCGGCCATCTTTGCGGACGCTCACCTTCGAGGACATCCCCGGGATGGCCAAACAAG GAGTGCAGGGAGCCCATGGAGGTGTCGGCGCATCGCCCCACTTGCTATCGCCCTCGCCGTGCTCGTCGCCTTTCCAGGTGTGCCCCCTCAGCCCGAGCGACTTCACCTGCGGCCCCCCGCTCCACCGCTACGCCGCCTCTCCGGAGCCCTTCCCGCCTCCCCGTGGCCCGCCGTCCTACGAGGGCGACGCATTCTGCACCCTCCCGCTCTCTGCCTCGCAACTGGGCTACCTGTCGGGCCCCGCCTCGCAGGGGTACGCCGGCCTCCGCCTTCACACGCCCCCCTACGGGCTTTACGGCTACACCTTCCCGCCGTCGCCACGGCTGGCCGCCAGCCCGGACAAAatgagcgccgccgccgccaaccAACAGGGAGCCCTACTGGGCTCGTCCCCCAGTGGGACGCTAACAGACAGCCTGGGGGTGCTCGCCACCGGACAACAGGGCTTCCTGTTTGACTCTCGGACTTTGGGGCTGCCAGGGAGCCCGTCGGGGAGCGGCGGCTCACAAGTCGCCGCCCACCTGGGCTGA